From the genome of Mesorhizobium japonicum MAFF 303099, one region includes:
- a CDS encoding FadR/GntR family transcriptional regulator: MSDIFSRIEHSRTADEVVQQIESLILEGVLRTGDRLPGERELARQFDVSRPILRDALKALEGRGLLTTKAGGGTHVADIIGQLFTKPVADLISMHRKAVTDYLEYRREIEGIAAEYAARRATPEDLALLDRIMARMDEAHRTGDFDDEAEIDVEFHQAICECAHNILLLHTLRSCYRLLSEGVFQNRLLVFTVPGAREALLAQHKAIHAAVKAGDPNAARHAAMDHMTYVERSMAEAERSGDWQRVSRLRLRQRSEAGDTEPARRRS; this comes from the coding sequence TTGAGCGATATTTTTTCCAGGATCGAGCATTCGCGCACCGCCGACGAGGTGGTGCAGCAGATCGAGAGCCTCATCCTCGAAGGCGTGCTGCGCACCGGCGACCGGTTGCCGGGCGAGCGCGAGCTGGCACGCCAGTTCGACGTATCGCGGCCGATCCTGCGCGACGCGCTGAAGGCGCTGGAAGGGCGTGGGCTGCTGACGACCAAGGCCGGCGGCGGCACTCATGTCGCCGACATCATCGGCCAGCTGTTCACCAAGCCGGTGGCCGACCTGATCTCGATGCATCGCAAGGCGGTGACCGATTATCTGGAATATCGCCGCGAGATCGAAGGCATAGCCGCCGAATATGCCGCGCGGCGCGCCACCCCGGAGGATCTCGCCCTGCTCGACCGCATTATGGCGCGCATGGACGAGGCGCACCGCACCGGCGATTTCGACGACGAGGCCGAGATCGACGTCGAGTTCCATCAAGCGATCTGCGAATGCGCGCACAACATCCTGCTTTTGCACACGCTGCGCTCCTGCTACCGGCTTTTGTCGGAAGGCGTCTTCCAGAACCGGCTGCTGGTCTTCACCGTGCCCGGGGCGCGCGAGGCACTGCTGGCGCAGCACAAGGCAATCCACGCCGCGGTCAAGGCCGGCGATCCCAACGCTGCCCGGCACGCGGCAATGGACCACATGACCTATGTCGAGCGGTCGATGGCCGAAGCCGAGCGCAGCGGCGACTGGCAACGCGTGTCACGGCTGCGGCTGCGGCAGCGTTCGGAAGCCGGCGACACCGAACCGGCGCGCAGACGCTCCTAG
- a CDS encoding L,D-transpeptidase: MKRVVFSVLGAAAVFAGVTPSAAGDRYADRPPVMVSPDLSAPWVLQLGNAPGIVRQNRQIVQQPRLRTAQPDRVQTAAVQAPAKRMVMRPQINPIYLPQEVAYDGPQKPGTIVIDTTQNFLYLVEKNGKARRYGVGTGKPGFEWSGTHKITNKREWPDWRPPAQMIKREAAKGRYLPTYLAGGIENPLGARALYLGTTEYRIHGTNQPWTIGGAVSSGCIRMRNEDVVDLYERVNVGTTVEVI, translated from the coding sequence ATGAAGAGAGTTGTGTTTTCCGTGCTCGGCGCCGCGGCTGTGTTTGCCGGCGTCACACCCTCGGCCGCTGGCGACCGCTATGCCGACAGGCCGCCAGTGATGGTGAGCCCCGACCTTTCCGCCCCCTGGGTGCTGCAGCTCGGCAATGCGCCCGGCATCGTGCGGCAGAACCGCCAAATCGTGCAGCAGCCGCGCCTGCGGACCGCGCAGCCCGACCGGGTGCAGACGGCCGCCGTGCAGGCGCCGGCGAAACGCATGGTCATGCGCCCGCAGATCAATCCGATCTACCTGCCGCAGGAAGTCGCCTATGACGGCCCGCAGAAGCCGGGCACCATCGTCATCGATACGACGCAGAATTTCCTCTATCTGGTCGAGAAGAACGGCAAGGCGCGGCGCTACGGCGTCGGCACCGGCAAGCCAGGCTTCGAATGGTCGGGCACGCACAAGATCACCAACAAGCGCGAGTGGCCGGACTGGCGCCCGCCAGCGCAGATGATCAAGCGCGAAGCCGCCAAGGGCCGCTATCTGCCGACCTATCTGGCCGGCGGTATCGAGAATCCGCTCGGCGCCCGCGCGCTCTATCTCGGCACCACCGAATACCGCATCCACGGCACCAACCAGCCATGGACGATCGGCGGCGCGGTGTCGTCGGGTTGCATCCGGATGCGCAACGAGGACGTTGTCGACCTCTATGAGCGGGTCAATGTCGGAACCACGGTCGAGGTGATATAA
- a CDS encoding alpha-hydroxy acid oxidase yields the protein MSDILTIADLKDLARRRVPKMFFDYADSGAWTESTYRANEEDFQKIKFRQRVMVDMSNRSLESTMIGQKVSMPVALAPTGLTGMQHADGEMLAAKAAEEFGVPFTLSTMSICSIEDVASATTKPFWFQLYVLRDKDFVLDLIDRAKAAKCSALVLTLDLQILGQRHKDVRNGLSAPPKMTLANIIDLASKPRWCLGIAGTKRRTFRNIVGHAKGVGDVSSLSSWTNEQFDPQLSWKDVAWIKERWGGKLILKGILDKEDALMAAKTGADAIVVSNHGGRQLDGASSSIMVLEEIADTVGDRIEVHMDGGIRSGQDVLKALCLGAKGTYIGRPFLYGLGALGKEGVTKALEIIRKEMDITLALCGKRLVTDMGKDQLRR from the coding sequence ATGAGCGACATTCTCACCATCGCGGACCTCAAGGATCTCGCCCGCCGGCGCGTGCCCAAGATGTTTTTCGACTATGCCGATTCAGGCGCCTGGACCGAGAGCACCTATCGGGCCAACGAGGAAGATTTCCAGAAGATCAAGTTCCGCCAGCGCGTGATGGTCGACATGAGCAACCGGTCGCTGGAATCGACCATGATCGGCCAGAAAGTGTCGATGCCGGTGGCGCTGGCGCCGACCGGCCTGACCGGCATGCAGCACGCCGATGGCGAGATGCTGGCGGCGAAGGCGGCGGAGGAATTCGGCGTGCCTTTCACCCTGTCGACGATGAGCATCTGCTCGATCGAGGATGTCGCCTCGGCGACGACGAAACCGTTCTGGTTCCAGCTCTATGTGCTGCGCGACAAGGATTTCGTGCTCGATTTGATCGACCGCGCCAAGGCGGCGAAATGCTCGGCGCTGGTCCTGACGCTCGATCTGCAGATCCTTGGCCAGCGCCACAAGGATGTGCGCAACGGGCTTTCGGCGCCGCCCAAGATGACGCTGGCCAACATCATCGACCTGGCCAGCAAGCCACGCTGGTGCCTGGGTATCGCCGGCACCAAGCGCCGTACCTTCCGCAACATCGTCGGCCACGCCAAGGGTGTCGGCGACGTGTCTTCGCTGTCGTCCTGGACAAACGAGCAGTTCGACCCGCAGCTGTCGTGGAAGGATGTCGCCTGGATCAAGGAACGCTGGGGCGGCAAGCTGATCCTGAAAGGCATCCTCGACAAGGAGGACGCGCTGATGGCGGCCAAGACCGGCGCCGACGCGATCGTGGTTTCCAACCATGGCGGGCGCCAGCTCGATGGCGCATCGTCCTCGATCATGGTGCTCGAAGAAATCGCGGACACGGTCGGCGACAGAATAGAGGTGCATATGGACGGCGGCATCCGCTCCGGCCAGGACGTCCTGAAGGCGCTCTGCCTCGGCGCCAAGGGCACCTATATCGGCCGGCCGTTCCTTTACGGCCTCGGTGCGCTCGGCAAGGAAGGGGTTACCAAAGCGTTGGAAATCATCCGCAAGGAGATGGACATCACGCTGGCTCTGTGCGGAAAGCGTCTAGTCACCGACATGGGCAAGGACCAGCTCCGGCGCTAG
- a CDS encoding DNA-3-methyladenine glycosylase I: MSNENTGLLAGPDGVARCFWHGNLPDYLHYHDHEWGRPVADDRRLFEKICLEGFQSGLSWLTILRKRENFREAFAGFDFDKIAAFTDKDVERLLGNAGIIRHRGKIVSTINNAKRAREMVDEFGSLAAWFWKFEPGKAERPEIVDLAHLRANPTTAVSVRISKELKKRGWSFVGPTTVYAFMQAMGLVNDHLEGCVCRKQVEKERKAFKRPT, translated from the coding sequence ATGAGCAATGAAAACACCGGCCTGCTTGCCGGTCCCGATGGTGTCGCGCGCTGCTTCTGGCACGGCAACCTGCCCGACTATCTGCACTACCATGATCATGAATGGGGCCGGCCGGTGGCAGACGACCGCAGGCTTTTCGAAAAGATCTGCCTTGAAGGTTTTCAGTCGGGCCTGTCGTGGCTGACCATCCTGCGCAAACGCGAGAATTTTCGCGAGGCCTTCGCCGGCTTCGATTTCGACAAAATCGCCGCCTTCACCGACAAGGATGTCGAGCGCCTGCTCGGCAATGCCGGCATCATCCGCCATCGCGGCAAGATCGTTTCGACCATCAACAACGCCAAACGCGCCCGCGAAATGGTCGACGAGTTCGGTTCGCTCGCCGCCTGGTTCTGGAAGTTCGAACCCGGCAAGGCGGAGCGGCCCGAAATCGTCGACCTCGCCCATCTGCGCGCCAACCCGACGACGGCGGTCTCGGTGCGGATATCGAAGGAGTTGAAGAAGCGCGGCTGGAGTTTTGTCGGCCCGACCACGGTCTATGCCTTCATGCAGGCCATGGGCCTGGTCAACGACCATCTCGAAGGCTGTGTCTGCCGCAAGCAGGTCGAGAAGGAACGCAAGGCTTTCAAACGGCCGACGTAG
- a CDS encoding metallophosphoesterase family protein has product MAEPGIHFLDAHGPEGVRLYAIGDVHGRLDLLAAMHQRIESELEWKPVRDWRVIHLGDYVDRGPDSKGVIDFLIAARERDPRHLMLAGNHDIGFLDFLRTPEPEGLFMRYGGVQTALSYGVSLTADASWFGKMETMRRGHQALLEAMPPGHVDFLRSLPFSLTFGDFFFCHAGIRPGIPLDKQNPQDLIWIRDVFHDHTGLFPKIVVHGHTPVPEAEVMANRVNVDTLAWQSGMLTAFVVDGADKRILEMAIKGA; this is encoded by the coding sequence TTGGCGGAACCCGGCATCCATTTTCTCGACGCTCATGGGCCGGAGGGTGTGCGTCTTTACGCAATCGGCGACGTACATGGCCGGCTCGACCTGCTGGCCGCCATGCACCAGCGGATCGAGAGCGAGTTGGAGTGGAAACCGGTTCGCGACTGGCGGGTGATCCACCTCGGCGACTATGTCGACCGCGGACCGGACTCCAAGGGCGTCATCGATTTTCTGATCGCGGCGCGGGAACGCGATCCGCGCCATCTCATGCTCGCCGGCAACCACGACATCGGCTTTCTCGATTTTCTCAGAACCCCCGAGCCGGAAGGGCTTTTCATGCGCTATGGCGGCGTCCAGACGGCGCTGTCCTATGGCGTGTCGCTGACTGCTGACGCCAGCTGGTTCGGCAAGATGGAGACGATGAGACGCGGACATCAGGCCCTGCTCGAGGCGATGCCGCCGGGCCATGTCGATTTCCTGCGATCGCTGCCGTTCTCGCTAACGTTCGGAGACTTCTTCTTCTGCCATGCCGGCATCAGGCCGGGCATTCCGCTGGACAAACAGAATCCGCAGGACCTGATCTGGATCCGCGACGTTTTCCACGATCACACCGGCCTGTTCCCGAAGATTGTGGTGCACGGCCACACACCTGTCCCCGAGGCCGAAGTGATGGCCAACCGCGTCAATGTCGACACGCTTGCCTGGCAGTCAGGCATGCTGACCGCGTTCGTCGTCGACGGTGCGGACAAACGCATCCTGGAAATGGCTATAAAGGGAGCTTGA
- the glcF gene encoding glycolate oxidase subunit GlcF, translating to MQTNFSSDQLADPHVAESEKILRKCVHCGFCTATCPTYVTLGNELDSPRGRIYLIKDMLENGRPADKEIVTHIDRCLSCLACMTTCPSGVNYMHLVDHARAHIQETYNRPLLDRLTRAMLAFVLPYPRRFRAALKLAKLGKPFIGLFEKVPALKPLGAMLKLAPASIPAASPMASPGVHAGQGAKKGRVAILTGCAQSVLDPAINDTTISLLTRLGVEVVVPPGEGCCGALVHHMGREEAALASARQNVDAWTRSIEQGGLDAIIITASGCGTTIKDYGFMLRLDPAYADKAARVSALAKDITEYLASLDLPEPVRRPGTVVAYHSACLMQHGQKIVRQPKELLAKAGFIVREPREGHLCCGSAGTYNILQSEISAKLRDRKVKNIEATGASIVATGNIGCITQIASAASMPVVHTIKLLDWAYGGPKPEGVRDESLIAAE from the coding sequence ATGCAGACGAATTTCTCATCCGACCAACTCGCCGACCCGCATGTCGCGGAATCGGAAAAGATCCTGCGCAAATGCGTGCATTGCGGCTTCTGCACCGCCACTTGCCCGACCTATGTGACGCTCGGCAACGAGCTCGATTCACCGCGCGGGCGCATCTATCTGATCAAGGACATGCTGGAGAACGGCCGTCCGGCCGACAAGGAGATCGTCACCCATATCGACCGCTGCCTGTCGTGCCTTGCCTGCATGACCACATGCCCCTCGGGCGTGAACTACATGCACCTGGTCGATCACGCCCGCGCCCACATCCAGGAGACCTATAACAGGCCGCTGCTCGACCGCCTGACGCGCGCCATGCTGGCCTTCGTGCTGCCCTATCCCCGGCGTTTTCGCGCCGCGCTCAAACTGGCGAAACTCGGCAAGCCCTTCATCGGCCTGTTCGAGAAGGTCCCGGCGCTAAAACCGCTTGGCGCGATGCTCAAGCTCGCGCCGGCCTCGATCCCGGCAGCCTCGCCGATGGCCTCGCCGGGCGTCCATGCCGGGCAGGGGGCCAAAAAGGGCCGCGTCGCCATCCTCACCGGCTGCGCGCAATCGGTGCTTGATCCCGCCATCAACGACACGACGATTTCGCTGCTGACGCGGCTTGGCGTCGAGGTCGTGGTGCCGCCGGGCGAGGGCTGCTGCGGCGCCCTGGTGCACCATATGGGGCGGGAAGAGGCCGCACTCGCCTCGGCGAGACAGAATGTCGACGCCTGGACACGCTCGATTGAGCAGGGCGGGCTCGATGCCATCATCATCACCGCGTCCGGCTGCGGCACGACGATCAAGGACTATGGCTTCATGCTGCGGCTCGACCCGGCCTATGCCGACAAGGCCGCACGCGTCTCGGCGCTGGCCAAGGACATCACCGAATATCTGGCAAGCCTCGACTTGCCCGAGCCGGTGCGCAGGCCGGGCACGGTCGTCGCCTATCACTCCGCCTGTTTGATGCAGCACGGCCAGAAGATCGTCCGCCAGCCGAAGGAGTTGCTGGCCAAAGCCGGTTTCATCGTTCGGGAGCCGCGCGAGGGCCATCTGTGCTGCGGCTCGGCCGGCACCTACAACATCCTGCAGTCCGAGATTTCGGCAAAACTGCGCGACCGCAAGGTGAAAAACATCGAGGCGACGGGCGCCTCGATCGTCGCCACCGGCAACATAGGCTGCATTACGCAGATCGCGTCAGCCGCCAGCATGCCAGTGGTGCACACCATCAAGCTGCTCGACTGGGCTTATGGCGGACCGAAGCCGGAGGGTGTCCGAGACGAGAGCCTGATCGCTGCGGAGTAG
- a CDS encoding FAD-binding protein, with amino-acid sequence MTTFTPTTSDEVLSTITWAVAEGSPLEILGHGSKRGIGRPLQTEHTLDLSKLTGVTLYEPAELVLSAKAGTPLAEIEKLLAENGQQLAFEPMDYGPLLGGEPGKGTIGGVLGVNLSGPRRLKAGAARDHILGINVVSGRGEAFKSGGRVVKNVTGYDMSKLMANSWGTLAVFTDVTFKVLPSAETEVTLAVRGLLDDAAASAMALALGSSAEVSSAAHLPERIAARVAGGALGSEAATLLRVEGFGPSVVYRIATLKTLLGKAGPLEEIAGEASHLIWRDVRDIRPFADGSEKPVWRVSMAPFHAHQMVLTLRMQAAVSAFYDWQGGLVWLRMEEGDPEASLLRGLLRKHGGGHATLVRATPAHRAALPVFEPQPPALAALSQRLKQEFDPKNILNPGRMA; translated from the coding sequence TTGACGACTTTCACCCCGACGACGTCAGACGAAGTCTTGTCGACTATCACCTGGGCGGTGGCGGAAGGCTCGCCGCTCGAAATCCTTGGTCATGGTTCCAAGCGCGGCATTGGCCGGCCGCTGCAGACGGAGCACACGCTCGATTTGTCGAAACTCACCGGCGTCACGCTTTACGAGCCCGCCGAACTGGTGCTGTCGGCGAAGGCCGGCACGCCGCTGGCCGAGATCGAGAAGCTGCTGGCGGAAAACGGCCAGCAACTTGCCTTCGAGCCGATGGACTACGGCCCGCTGCTCGGCGGCGAGCCGGGCAAAGGCACGATCGGCGGCGTGCTTGGCGTGAACCTGTCCGGTCCGCGCCGGCTGAAGGCGGGCGCGGCGCGCGATCATATCCTCGGCATCAATGTCGTGTCCGGCCGGGGCGAAGCTTTCAAGTCCGGCGGCCGCGTGGTCAAGAATGTCACCGGCTATGACATGTCGAAGCTGATGGCCAACAGCTGGGGCACATTGGCCGTGTTCACCGACGTCACCTTCAAGGTGCTGCCATCAGCCGAGACCGAGGTGACGCTCGCGGTCCGTGGGCTGCTCGACGATGCCGCGGCAAGCGCCATGGCGCTGGCGCTCGGCTCCAGCGCCGAAGTGTCGAGCGCTGCCCATCTGCCGGAGCGCATCGCCGCGCGCGTCGCCGGCGGCGCGCTCGGCAGTGAAGCAGCCACGCTGCTTAGGGTCGAGGGCTTTGGCCCTTCCGTCGTCTATCGCATTGCCACGCTGAAGACGCTGCTCGGCAAGGCCGGGCCGCTGGAGGAGATTGCCGGCGAGGCTTCGCATCTGATCTGGCGCGATGTGCGCGATATCAGGCCTTTCGCCGATGGCAGCGAGAAACCAGTCTGGCGCGTGTCGATGGCACCCTTTCACGCGCATCAGATGGTTCTGACCCTGCGCATGCAGGCCGCCGTCAGCGCCTTCTACGACTGGCAGGGCGGGCTGGTGTGGCTGCGCATGGAAGAGGGCGACCCGGAAGCCTCCCTGCTGCGCGGCCTGTTGCGCAAACATGGCGGTGGCCATGCGACGCTGGTCCGTGCCACCCCCGCCCATCGCGCCGCGCTGCCGGTGTTCGAGCCGCAGCCGCCGGCGCTGGCGGCGCTCAGCCAGCGGCTGAAGCAGGAATTCGACCCGAAGAACATCCTCAATCCCGGCCGCATGGCCTAG
- a CDS encoding DUF3422 family protein — translation MSDDPSNLEFQPRAKGSVMGFPAHEGRPGALGEVHARPHPLIEKPRVLVQLAFMTEGGSGVDHAVLSELSRRLGIAAPDRQARHHAMKWGKGSLRWERHTEFSTYLWEGPLSESGRAQEDTPFGNGFSPPGTVISGIRLEIRKWTQTSERLIAAFDPTSLCYSLVERGNAAIVTDFRQDGDGMTRILVLDRGLTPARTGALSQRLIDIETYRTLAMLGLPLALTLSGRARRIEDRLAQTTLEMKVAETRDSQTLLADLTELAAELEADAASSLYRFGASRAYDGIVVERLEALEEEAVPGYDTWGGFLQRRVAPAMRTCRSVEERQANLSRKLTRATTLLRTWVDVEVEKQNRDLLASMNNRARLQLRLQQTVEGLSVAAVSYYVVGLIGYVAKGASIFGHAFAPEVVTAASVPVAILLVWWGVRRVRRMHSEPAKHPGE, via the coding sequence GTGTCAGACGACCCGTCCAATCTCGAATTCCAGCCGCGCGCCAAGGGCAGCGTCATGGGTTTCCCCGCGCATGAGGGCCGGCCCGGTGCGCTGGGCGAGGTCCATGCCAGGCCGCATCCGCTCATCGAAAAGCCGCGGGTCCTGGTGCAACTCGCCTTCATGACCGAGGGCGGTTCCGGCGTCGACCATGCCGTGCTTTCCGAACTGTCGCGGCGTCTCGGCATCGCCGCGCCTGACCGTCAGGCCCGCCATCACGCCATGAAATGGGGCAAGGGCTCGCTGCGCTGGGAACGGCATACGGAGTTCTCGACCTATCTCTGGGAAGGCCCGCTTTCCGAAAGCGGCAGGGCGCAGGAGGATACGCCCTTCGGCAACGGCTTTTCGCCGCCCGGCACCGTCATTTCGGGCATTCGGCTGGAGATCCGCAAATGGACGCAGACGAGCGAGCGGCTGATCGCCGCTTTTGACCCGACCAGCCTTTGCTACTCGCTGGTCGAGCGCGGCAATGCGGCCATCGTCACGGATTTCCGCCAGGATGGCGACGGCATGACCCGCATATTGGTGCTCGACCGTGGCCTGACGCCGGCGCGCACCGGGGCGCTCTCGCAACGACTGATCGACATCGAAACCTACCGCACGCTCGCCATGCTCGGCTTGCCGCTGGCGCTGACCTTGTCGGGCCGCGCCCGCCGCATCGAGGACAGGCTGGCCCAGACCACGCTGGAAATGAAGGTTGCTGAGACCCGTGACAGCCAGACCTTGCTCGCCGACCTGACCGAGCTTGCCGCCGAACTGGAGGCCGACGCTGCCTCCAGTCTCTACCGCTTTGGCGCCAGCCGCGCCTATGACGGCATCGTCGTCGAGCGGCTGGAGGCGCTCGAGGAAGAGGCCGTGCCCGGCTATGATACTTGGGGCGGGTTCCTGCAGCGCCGCGTTGCGCCGGCCATGCGCACCTGTCGCTCGGTCGAGGAGCGGCAAGCCAATCTGTCGCGCAAACTGACCCGCGCCACGACGCTGCTGCGCACCTGGGTCGATGTCGAGGTCGAGAAGCAGAACCGCGACCTGCTTGCCTCGATGAACAACCGCGCCCGACTGCAACTGCGCCTGCAGCAGACCGTCGAAGGCCTCTCGGTTGCCGCTGTCTCCTATTATGTCGTCGGTCTCATAGGCTACGTCGCCAAGGGCGCCTCGATCTTCGGCCATGCTTTCGCGCCCGAGGTGGTCACCGCCGCCTCGGTGCCGGTCGCCATCCTGCTGGTCTGGTGGGGCGTGCGCCGCGTGCGCCGGATGCATTCCGAGCCGGCCAAACACCCGGGCGAATAG
- a CDS encoding bifunctional 5,10-methylenetetrahydrofolate dehydrogenase/5,10-methenyltetrahydrofolate cyclohydrolase, which produces MSLPDDSRYLKGGPVAQRIIAAVREDAAIAKAEGFPPKLISITVGDTDAVDVYVRNQRAKAQLAGIDFEERRFPATITSGELEAAIHGLNADPRVTGIIIQRPVPAHISVKTLQAAVHPLKDVEGMHPASIGNIVYNQLDLAPCTAAASVELLKETGLDLKGLEVVVVGHSEIVGKPIAFLLMSEGATVTVCHHLTRSVAAHARRADALFVAVGKPRLIKADMVKPGAAVIDIGINSEIGPDGTSRIVGDVDTDSVKDVASWITPVPGGVGPITVAILLRNTMVALSRQRALYEATYGTADRLAAE; this is translated from the coding sequence ATGTCCCTGCCCGACGACAGCCGCTATCTCAAGGGCGGCCCGGTTGCCCAGCGCATCATCGCCGCCGTGCGCGAGGACGCGGCGATTGCCAAGGCCGAGGGTTTTCCGCCCAAGCTGATCTCGATCACCGTCGGCGATACCGATGCCGTGGATGTCTATGTGCGCAACCAGCGCGCCAAGGCGCAGCTTGCCGGCATCGATTTCGAGGAACGGCGTTTTCCCGCCACCATCACCTCGGGCGAATTGGAAGCGGCCATCCACGGGCTGAACGCCGATCCGCGTGTCACCGGCATCATCATCCAGCGGCCGGTGCCCGCGCATATTTCGGTCAAGACGCTGCAGGCGGCAGTGCATCCGCTCAAGGATGTCGAAGGCATGCACCCGGCCTCGATCGGCAACATCGTCTACAACCAGCTTGATCTGGCGCCCTGCACGGCGGCTGCCTCCGTCGAACTGCTCAAGGAGACCGGCCTCGACCTCAAGGGGCTGGAAGTGGTCGTCGTCGGCCATTCGGAAATCGTCGGCAAGCCGATCGCTTTCTTGCTGATGAGCGAAGGCGCGACGGTCACGGTCTGCCACCACTTGACGCGATCGGTCGCCGCGCATGCGCGCCGCGCCGATGCGCTGTTCGTCGCCGTGGGCAAGCCGCGGCTGATCAAGGCCGACATGGTCAAGCCAGGGGCTGCCGTCATCGATATCGGCATCAATTCCGAGATCGGGCCCGATGGGACGAGCCGTATCGTCGGCGACGTCGACACCGACAGTGTGAAAGACGTGGCCTCCTGGATCACGCCGGTGCCGGGCGGCGTCGGCCCGATCACGGTGGCGATCCTGCTGCGTAACACGATGGTGGCGCTCAGCCGGCAGCGCGCGCTTTACGAGGCAACCTACGGCACGGCGGACAGGCTCGCGGCGGAGTAA
- a CDS encoding FAD-linked oxidase C-terminal domain-containing protein: MSGLAMPKPDDATMRRRGEIVADMRIIVPGEGVVDAANAMRAFESDGLTAYRQLPLVVVLPETVAQVSRVLKYCNDRNIRVVPRGSGTSLSGGALPLEDAVLLVMSRFNRILAIDFPNRIVVAQPGVTNLGITTAVEQEGFYYAPDPSSQIACSIGGNVAENSGGVHCLKYGLTANNVLGIEMVLMNGEVVRLGGSHLDAEGYDLLGVMTGSEGLLGVVTEVTVRILKKPETARALLIGFPTSEQGGQCVADIIGAGIIPGGMEMMDRPAIHAAEDFVHAGYPLDVEALLIVELDGPGVEVDHLITAVEAIAISNGSTTCRISQSEAERLSFWAGRKAAFPAVGRISPDYYCMDGTIPRKELPRVLAGMRELSEKYGLGVANVFHAGDGNLHPLILYDANVPGELDKAESFGADILRLCVKVGGVLTGEHGVGVEKRDLMPEMFNQVDLDQQMRIKCAFDPNHLLNPGKVFPQLRRCAELGRMHVHRGQVAFPDIPRF; encoded by the coding sequence ATGTCCGGCCTGGCCATGCCGAAACCAGACGACGCCACGATGCGCCGGCGCGGCGAGATCGTCGCCGACATGCGCATCATCGTGCCGGGCGAGGGCGTGGTCGACGCGGCCAATGCCATGCGCGCCTTCGAGAGCGACGGCCTGACCGCCTATCGGCAATTGCCGCTGGTCGTCGTTCTGCCCGAGACCGTGGCGCAGGTCTCCCGCGTGCTGAAATACTGCAACGACCGCAACATCCGCGTCGTGCCGCGCGGTTCCGGTACCTCGCTGTCCGGCGGTGCGCTGCCGCTCGAGGACGCGGTGCTTCTGGTGATGAGCCGTTTCAACCGCATCCTGGCGATCGATTTTCCCAACCGCATCGTCGTCGCCCAGCCGGGCGTCACCAATCTAGGCATCACCACCGCCGTCGAGCAGGAGGGCTTTTATTACGCCCCCGATCCATCCTCCCAGATCGCCTGCTCGATCGGCGGCAATGTCGCGGAGAATTCCGGCGGCGTGCATTGCCTGAAATACGGCCTCACCGCCAACAATGTGCTCGGCATCGAGATGGTGCTGATGAATGGCGAGGTGGTGCGGCTCGGCGGCAGCCATCTCGATGCCGAAGGCTACGATCTGCTTGGCGTCATGACCGGTTCGGAAGGTCTGCTCGGCGTCGTCACCGAGGTTACGGTCCGCATCTTGAAGAAGCCGGAGACGGCACGCGCCCTGCTGATCGGCTTTCCGACCAGCGAGCAGGGCGGCCAGTGCGTCGCCGACATCATCGGCGCCGGCATCATCCCCGGCGGCATGGAAATGATGGACCGGCCGGCGATCCACGCTGCGGAGGATTTCGTCCATGCCGGCTATCCCCTCGATGTCGAGGCGTTGCTGATCGTCGAGCTCGACGGGCCGGGAGTCGAGGTCGATCACCTCATCACCGCGGTCGAGGCGATCGCCATAAGCAACGGCTCGACCACCTGCCGCATCTCGCAATCCGAGGCGGAGCGGCTGAGCTTCTGGGCCGGCCGCAAGGCGGCATTCCCGGCGGTCGGCCGCATTTCGCCCGACTATTACTGCATGGACGGCACCATCCCCCGCAAGGAACTGCCGCGCGTGCTCGCCGGCATGCGCGAACTGTCGGAGAAATACGGTCTCGGCGTCGCCAATGTCTTTCACGCCGGCGACGGCAATCTGCATCCGCTGATCCTCTACGATGCCAATGTTCCCGGCGAACTCGACAAGGCCGAAAGTTTTGGCGCCGACATATTGCGCCTTTGTGTCAAGGTCGGCGGCGTGCTGACGGGCGAACATGGGGTTGGGGTCGAGAAGCGCGATCTGATGCCGGAAATGTTCAACCAGGTCGATCTCGACCAGCAGATGCGCATCAAATGCGCCTTCGACCCCAACCACCTGCTCAACCCGGGAAAAGTCTTCCCGCAACTGCGCCGCTGCGCCGAGCTTGGGCGCATGCATGTGCACCGGGGTCAGGTGGCATTTCCGGACATTCCGAGGTTTTGA